ACCTTGTTCATTATCCCGGCGATCTATTACATGTGGTCAAGACAAAAAAAGCATAGACCTGAATTTGATAACATTAAAAGCTACGAATAATAAAGACATGAAGAGAAATTTCATCCTACTAGTATTACTTTACTCCATCATGTTTCAAACACGTGCGCAAGAAGTACTGACTTTGGAAGATGCACTGAAAACTACGCTGAGCAATAACTTCAACATTCTCCTGGCTAGAAATGACAATAACATTGATGTGGAGAATACCAGTTTAGGAAGCGCGGGTATGCTCCCAGCAGTAACTGGAACGTTCAATAGAAGCAACTCCATCCAGAATTCCAGACAGGTCAGAGCAGATGGTCAAATACAGCAGATCTCCAATGCAAAAAACGACAACATGTCTTACGGGGTCAACCTAAACTGGACGATATTCGATGGATTGGGTATGTTTGCCCGTCGCGATCGCTTCAAAGAAATACAACGCCAAGGGGAAGCGGAGATTAAATATCAAGTGATCACCCAGCTCAGCGAAGTCATGGCAACCTACTACAATCTGGTGCAGCAAAAGCGCCTGATAAATGCGCTGGATACCACCATCGCCCTATCGAGATACCGCGTCACGCTGGCCGAAAATCGCCTGGAGATCGGAAAAGGCTCCAAGCTGGATCTCCTGAATGCGAAAGTCGATTTAAATACCGATCAGACAAACTTACTCAGACAGCAGGAAAGCTTCAAAAATACCAAGACTTACCTCAATCAGCTGATGACACGCGACTTGAGCCTGGATTTTCAGGTTGAAGATGAGATGAAACTTGATACGGATCTTAAACTTGGTAATCTGATCGAAATTGCCGATCGCCAAAATCCACAAATTCAGCTTGCCATCATCAACAATCGGGTGGCCGAACTCAACTTAAAAGCAGTTAAGGCCGAACGTTATCCCAAAATTGGATTAAACAGTGGTTACAACTGGAACGAATCCCACTCCTCCCTCGGTTTCTCGACAGAAAACAAAAATAGAGGTCTTACCTACGGTGTATCGGCTTCCCTTAATATTTTCAATGGATTTCTGCAAAATAGAAACGAACGGATTGCCAAATTTCAGATTAAGGGTTCTGAGCTACAGATACAGCAACAGAAACAAGATATTCAGGCACAGGTCAGAACGCTGTTCCAAACCTACATCACCAATATGGAACTGGCTCATGTAGAACGGAAAAATGAGGAGCTGGCAAAAGAAAATTTAAATATCACCATGGATAAATTCCGTATCGGTACCATCACAACCTTGGAAGTAAGAACAGCGCAGCTAAACTACATCAATGTAATGACTCGGAGCTATACTGCACAATATGACGCGAAGGTATCCGAAATACGCCTAAAAGAATTAACAGGCGAAACATACTAGAAATTTCTTTCAGCATAAAGTTCTCTTCATGAAGGGACAGGATTTTGAAGCGCTTTTCATCAGCATCTATTCTTAAAAAGCGAAAGGCTCCTTAACTAAATGAGGAGCCTTTCGTTTGTCTATTTAATAGTCAATTGCTATAATAGATTTCAGTGGTATTAAAACGCCACTTTTAATCTGAATATATCTATCGGTTAGCGACCACACAGTGGTCTCGATACGCTTTGGTCCGGAATCAGTCTCAAAGGCGATTTCAGTTTTGGATTTAAACTCATTTCCCAACCGAAGTGCCCCCTTCAATTTATCCATAAAAGTCGCTGTCTTATCTTCACTCGCCGGGATAAATTTAAATTGAGGAATTTCCTCTTTAGCTATTAGTTCTCCAACCATAATACTAGCATTTAATGTGTAAATTATTGTTTTGCGCTATGCTACTCTTATAACGCTTTAAAGCCAATCTTATTTTATTTCTTTCTGCCATTGGCTTATTTAAATCTACCGATTCCCATGATAAAAATCAATTAAATCCTTGAAAACTATCATTTATTTTACAATAAAAAAACGATTGTACTTTAGACACACTGCTCCGCTTAGAGACCGTCTGCGAGCCAAACAGGCATTTATAACGAGATATCTGAATATAGTGTCATTTCATTTTGAATTTATAACCCAAATCATTCATATTGCCTATTTTTGCTCAAAACAATATGTAAATGGAAAAATCTATTTTTGAAAAAGAGTGGGAAATCTATTTCACGCAATGCTATTCTAACGGCCGCATTCGTTTCTCTGATTTATCCAATATCCTGCAGCTTACCGCGGGAGAACATGCCAATATTGCTGGTTTCGGTTTTAAAGAAATGGCCAAACATAATCAAACTTGGGTACTTAGCCGCATACGCATAGAGATTGCACGACTGCCCAAATGGATGGATCTTGTCAAGGTTAAAACTTGGGTTCAGGAATTGGAAGGCGCGCGCTCAACGCGGAATTTCGAAATTACAGTCAATGGGCAGATGTATGTTACGGCAACCAGTTATTGGGCTGTGATCAATACCGTGAAGCGGAGCTCTGAAACACTCGCAATTTCCACCAAGGATTTTACCACCTATCCCGATCGCCCGGCAACACAACAGCCCTTTTCAAAACTGGATATTTCCCAGACTGTCAAAAACAGCGATGAATATAGCGTTAAGCTTTCTGACTTGGATATTGTCAATCACGCCAACAATGTAAAATACCTGGACTGGTGTATGGACAGGTTGCCCATTGAACTTGTCTTGACCAATCAGATCAAATCCCTAGAGATGAATTACCTGCGTGAATTACGCTATAATGATACCGTAGAAATTAATGGCGATGCAACTGATCAGGGTTACTTTATGACAGTGACCAAACAGCAGCGTATTCATTTTGCGCTAGCCATAGAAACAAAATAAAAAGGGGAAACAAGATAAGAACGCAAAACAAGATAAAACGCGAAACAATAAAAAAAGGGAGGCTACGGGCCTCCCTTTTTATTTTACATAGTGCATCGTTTATGCAAATGCTTTATCGCCTTTTTTGTAAGGAAGGTTACCATCAAATTTTCCGGGGATCTTTACAAAACGTAGCGCTTTTGTACAGCCCAGCTCGGAGTTGAAGAAACCAGTCAATGTTAACTGTTTGAACATCGTGAACCAGTGTGGTGGATCGTTCTCAACGTAATTGTACAATTGATTTTGTTTCTCCTTATTCTTCTCAATGATATCTTTTTGATCTTCAGCCTGTTTTTTATTAAACTCGTTGGCTTCTTTGTCCAAAGCAGCCGCAACAGCTGTTCTGTCTGCCGCAGAAAGCTCCAGGAATGGCTTGCCTTTCACCTCTTTTGCCTTATCATCTAAGCTCGCAAAACCAATTAAAAATGCTTTTTGTTGCTTTTCTGTATAACAGTCACGAACCATGACCGGAATAAAACTTCCTACCCCTGCTTCTTTCGCACCCGGAGTTGCGGTAGCTGGTAAGATTGCCTCAGCCAAGTCACCTAATAAGTCAGTTGTCTTCGCTTCAAATAATGCTTGCACATCTTTTGTTGCTGAGCGCGTACAACCCTCCAAAAATAAATTAGCGCCGATAACGGTACCTCCTAAAATTAAGGCAACCCGTTGTAATGCTTCTCTTCTATTCATACTACTAAATATCTTAATTTTAGAAATTATATTTCATTTCCCAACCTTGTCTGTAATTACGTTTTACGTATTGATTGACGTTGTCAAAATTGGTAACACGCATATTATCGTTATCCCACAACAATTTCAGGTTACGTCCAGGGTATTTACCATCAATACGTAAATCAGCACCTCTGATCGCTAGGTTGGCCATTAATAAAGCTTCTGTCAAAGGACCTGCTATTTCAAAAGGTGAACTTACTTCTTTCTTGCCGTAGCCAGCTTGACAGGCTTCCACCCATTGTGCGTAGTGTCCACCTTCTTGTCCTGGTACACGGGCATATTTCTGTGCCACTTGCTCTTTTCTTGAAGTTGGCAACAAGCGTGCATTCTGGCCGTAGGTATCCGCAAGGATTTTACCTTTTGTACCAACAAGTAAGATACCATTACCACCATCACCAAAGATTTCGTTTGGACCTAATTCATCCGGACGAGCAGGCTGAATACCACCATCCATCCAATGTAAAGTCACAGGACCATTTGTACGTGCAGTTTTAGGGAATGTTAATGTCGCATGGCTCGATGGAGGGCAGCTTTCAGGGAAATATCCACGTTTGAATTCATCCACATACACCGATCCTACAGTTGCCTGTACATCCTGTACATAAGTCAATCCCAAGGTACTGAAAGGAACTTCCAACAGGTGACAACCCATATCGCCCAATGCACCAGTACCATAATCCCACCAGCCACGCCAGTTGAAAGGTACCAATTTATCGACATATTCTTTATACGGTGCTGTACCCAACCAAAGGTCCCAATCTAATTCCTTTGGAACTTCGGCCTTGCCTGTAGGCCATGCAATACCTGAAGGCCAGACCGGACGATCTGTCCAACAATATACCGTGTGTACATCACCGATTAGGCCTGCTTCATACCACTCACGTACAAAACGTGGTCCATCATTCGATGCACCTTGATTTCCCATCTGGGTAACCACCTTATATTTTTTAGCTGCATGCGTCAATGCTCTCGCTTCCCAAACATCGTGAGTCAACGGTTTTTGAACATACACGTGTTTACCCAACTGCATAGCTGCGAGTGCCTGAATCGCATGTTGATGATCTGGAGTTGATACAGAAACGGCTTCTATACGTTTGTGCTCCTTATCCAACATCTCACGGTAGTCTTTGTAATATTTTGCTTTCGGGTAGCGTTTTAACGCACCAGCTGCACGACGGTCGTCCACATCACACAAGAAAGCCAAATCTG
The Sphingobacterium multivorum genome window above contains:
- a CDS encoding TolC family protein; this encodes MKRNFILLVLLYSIMFQTRAQEVLTLEDALKTTLSNNFNILLARNDNNIDVENTSLGSAGMLPAVTGTFNRSNSIQNSRQVRADGQIQQISNAKNDNMSYGVNLNWTIFDGLGMFARRDRFKEIQRQGEAEIKYQVITQLSEVMATYYNLVQQKRLINALDTTIALSRYRVTLAENRLEIGKGSKLDLLNAKVDLNTDQTNLLRQQESFKNTKTYLNQLMTRDLSLDFQVEDEMKLDTDLKLGNLIEIADRQNPQIQLAIINNRVAELNLKAVKAERYPKIGLNSGYNWNESHSSLGFSTENKNRGLTYGVSASLNIFNGFLQNRNERIAKFQIKGSELQIQQQKQDIQAQVRTLFQTYITNMELAHVERKNEELAKENLNITMDKFRIGTITTLEVRTAQLNYINVMTRSYTAQYDAKVSEIRLKELTGETY
- a CDS encoding acyl-[acyl-carrier-protein] thioesterase, producing the protein MEKSIFEKEWEIYFTQCYSNGRIRFSDLSNILQLTAGEHANIAGFGFKEMAKHNQTWVLSRIRIEIARLPKWMDLVKVKTWVQELEGARSTRNFEITVNGQMYVTATSYWAVINTVKRSSETLAISTKDFTTYPDRPATQQPFSKLDISQTVKNSDEYSVKLSDLDIVNHANNVKYLDWCMDRLPIELVLTNQIKSLEMNYLRELRYNDTVEINGDATDQGYFMTVTKQQRIHFALAIETK
- a CDS encoding gluconate 2-dehydrogenase subunit 3 family protein produces the protein MNRREALQRVALILGGTVIGANLFLEGCTRSATKDVQALFEAKTTDLLGDLAEAILPATATPGAKEAGVGSFIPVMVRDCYTEKQQKAFLIGFASLDDKAKEVKGKPFLELSAADRTAVAAALDKEANEFNKKQAEDQKDIIEKNKEKQNQLYNYVENDPPHWFTMFKQLTLTGFFNSELGCTKALRFVKIPGKFDGNLPYKKGDKAFA
- a CDS encoding Gfo/Idh/MocA family protein is translated as MENNSNKTSRRDFIKSAATAAAAFMIVPRHVLGGNGFTAPSDKLQVAGIGVGGKGFSDINAFHDSGKADLAFLCDVDDRRAAGALKRYPKAKYYKDYREMLDKEHKRIEAVSVSTPDHQHAIQALAAMQLGKHVYVQKPLTHDVWEARALTHAAKKYKVVTQMGNQGASNDGPRFVREWYEAGLIGDVHTVYCWTDRPVWPSGIAWPTGKAEVPKELDWDLWLGTAPYKEYVDKLVPFNWRGWWDYGTGALGDMGCHLLEVPFSTLGLTYVQDVQATVGSVYVDEFKRGYFPESCPPSSHATLTFPKTARTNGPVTLHWMDGGIQPARPDELGPNEIFGDGGNGILLVGTKGKILADTYGQNARLLPTSRKEQVAQKYARVPGQEGGHYAQWVEACQAGYGKKEVSSPFEIAGPLTEALLMANLAIRGADLRIDGKYPGRNLKLLWDNDNMRVTNFDNVNQYVKRNYRQGWEMKYNF